The Doryrhamphus excisus isolate RoL2022-K1 chromosome 1, RoL_Dexc_1.0, whole genome shotgun sequence genome includes a window with the following:
- the LOC131125259 gene encoding zinc finger protein Aiolos-like: MTERSHIGPIVCKSLQASDHMLSFASGSNKREIDSLNPHPHPPSKCRAGGCLPRWAMGGRQHLHLRDLSRTLRGDVAVIPSSQKVVEGGIFPSNISGCTPHSRATFSIMNTDKNPGCIPPDRNGMNRYTASVDAEPLEEKENSAILQCVEGTIKVESEETESNEMYPRAEKEGAIFEVQDGAIEEGMEEGYDGDRTEDDDENDEEKDYMNEPEDLSLVDYSRYNSAAMQDASVGAPPDRPCTTGTMSPHLQSSGKLSCDICGLSCVSINVLLVHKRSHTGERPFHCTQCGASFTQKGNLLRHIKLHSGEKPFKCPMCSYACRRRDALSGHLRTHSVEKPFKCNLCSRSYKQRSSLEEHRERCHVYAHGNAAPDNDDSQPSQTQMGSKRALLLDRLASNVARRKSSMPQKFTGDNGVCLDLSFNKEHADDLPFSSAASEAQRQQPLMHAGHPQRPYATLLSRDDVSPMSLANGHRMTVQLPGPPHAPQAPLGMDAFHPDGSQISQPLMYGSVHLLGGLNHQNGISPSQPVSFSCLEALRELWSDRKAGALPGAVYPCSHCKVIFLDYVMFTIHMGCHGFRDPLECNVCGHRSRDRYEFSSHIVRGEHRLDMK, encoded by the exons ATGACAGAACGCTCTCACATTGGCCCCATCGTTTGCAAGAGTCTGCAGGCCTCAGACCACATGCTGTCCTTTGCTAGTGGAAGCAATAAAAGGGAAATTGACAGTCtgaacccccacccccacccccccagtaAGTGCAGG GCGGGTGGCTGCTTGCCACGGTGGGCCATGGGCGGCCGCCAACACTTACATCTCAG GGATCTCTCCCGGACCCTGCGTGGTGATGTTGCAGTCATTCCTTCTTCGCAGAAAGTGGTGGAAGGTGGAATCTTCCCCTCCAACATCTCCGGCTGCACACCGCACAGCAG AGCAACGTTTTCCATCATGAACACAGACAAGAATCCTGGATGTATCCCCCCGGACAGAAATGGGATGA ACAGATACACTGCCAGTGTGGATGCAGAGCCGCTGGAGGAGAAAGAGAACAGCGCCATCTTGCAGTGTGTTGAAG gTACGATAAAGGTGGAGTCTGAAGAGACTGAAAGCAATGAGATGTATCCCCGGGCTGAGAAAGAAGGAGCGATTTTTGAGGTGCAAGACGGGGCCATCGAGGAAGGAATGGAGGAAGGATACGACGGAGACAGGACAGAGGATGATGACGAGAATGATGAAGAGAAGGATTACATGAACGAACCGGAGGACCTGTCGCTGGTTGACTATTCTCGCTACAACAGCGCAGCGATGCAGGACGCCTCTGTGGGGGCGCCGCCAGACAGGCCTTGCACGACTGGAACGATGAGTCCCCATTTGCAGTCGTCGGGGAAGCTCAGCTGTGACATCTGCGGCCTGTCGTGCGTCAGCATCAACGTGCTGCTGGTGCACAAGCGCAGCCACACAG GTGAGAGACCATTCCACTGCACTCAGTGTGGAGCTTCCTTCACCCAGAAGGGGAACCTTCTTCGCCACATCAAACTGCACTCCGGGGAGAAGCCTTTCAAATGTCCCATGTGTAGCTACGCTTGCCGCCGTCGTGACGCCTTGAGCGGCCACCTGCGCACGCActctg TCGAGAAGCCCTTCAAGTGCAACCTGTGCAGTCGCAGTTACAAGCAGCGTAGCTCCCTGGAGGAGCACAGGGAGCGATGCCACGTGTACGCTCACGGCAACGCTGCTCCTGACAATG ACGACAGCCAACCATCACAGACTCAGATGGGCAGCAAGCGGGCTTTGCTGCTTGACAGGCTTGCCAGCAACGTTGCCAGACGCAAGAGTTCAATGCCTCAGAAGTTCACTG GTGATAATGGCGTCTGTCTGGACTTGAGCTTTAACAAGGAACACGCGGATGACCTTCCGTTTAGCTCAGCAGCATCTGAAGCCCAACGCCAGCAGCCGTTAATGCACGCGGGTCATCCCCAACGGCCGTACGCCACCCTGTTGAGCCGCGATGACGTCAGTCCAATGAGCCTCGCCAACGGCCACAGGATGACCGTGCAACTGCCGGGCCCCCCTCACGCGCCCCAAGCGCCTCTTGGCATGGATGCCTTCCACCCCGATGGCTCCCAGATCTCCCAACCCCTCATGTACGGCTCAGTGCACCTGCTGGGTGGGCTCAACCATCAGAACGGGATCTCACCCTCCCAGCCCGTTTCCTTCTCCTGCCTGGAAGCTTTGCGGGAATTGTGGTCCGACAGAAAGGCCGGAGCCCTGCCCGGGGCGGTGTACCCTTGCAGCCACTGCAAGGTGATCTTTCTTGACTACGTCATGTTCACCATCCACATGGGTTGCCACGGCTTCCGAGACCCGCTTGAGTGCAACGTGTGCGGCCACCGCAGTCGGGACCGTTATGAGTTCTCCTCACACATAGTCCGTGGGGAGCACCGGctggacatgaagtag